A stretch of the Lactuca sativa cultivar Salinas chromosome 9, Lsat_Salinas_v11, whole genome shotgun sequence genome encodes the following:
- the LOC111907065 gene encoding uncharacterized protein LOC111907065, translating into MMLAKDKGVQPPTVRPCGICTQVGYPTDMCLMLQEDVELVQAMGFSSQQQGNFQPRSNPNLHQPNANFQPRPPPYQPRPPFQNQMHHQQSYQLHFQPTQTPHQSQFHPQNMHQGSSSSGSGMSLEDIVKILATSTQTFQNDTKASIKTLEQQMTQLATSMSKLESQGKLPMQTEKNPKHSACAITLRNGKEYEGPKMIVEEEEMELDKKEEKSKTPSKQVPIEAKVTPPLFPSRLSESKREKEDNEIMEMFRKVEVNIPLIDAIKQVPRYAKFLKELCTSKKKLKRNETVKVRANVSAVLQKRLPQKCKGPGVFTVPCKLGNLHVPQAMLDLGASINVLPYSIFKTLNISTLKKTGVIIQLANRSLVHPKGVLEDVLVQVNELVFPADFYVLDMDDDDSPNLSSILLGRPFLKTDRTKIDVYDGTLSMEFDGECFDLSNLDVLALILDRNLQKERVEKLANQFTIDKEIMEVVSCMDEKKKMRFDVPKLKIPMSNEKLVPSIVQAPKLELKTLSEHLKYAYLGDKETLPVIISTKLSTKEEEELVTTLKEYKEAIGWTIVDIKGLSP; encoded by the exons ATGATGCTTGCAAAGGACAAGGGTGTGCAACCACCAACAGTTAGACCTTGTGGTATTTGTACACAAGTTGGATATCCCACTGATATGTGCCTAATGTTACAAGAAGATGTAGAGCTAGTTCAAGCTATGGGATTTTCAAGTCAACAACAAGGAAACTTCCAACCAAGAAGCAATCCAAATTTGCATCAACCTAATGCCAATTTTCAGCCAAGACCACCACCTTATCAACCAAGACCCCCATTTCAAAATCAAATGCATCACCAACAAAGTTATCAACTACATTTCCAGCCAACTCAAACTCCTCATCAATCTCAATTCCAtcctcaaaacatgcatcaaggaAGTAGTTCAAGCGGATCGGGAATGTCTTTGGAAGACATTGTTAAGATTTTAGCCACAAGTACTCAAACATTTCAAAATGATACCAAGGCGAGCATCAAGACTTTGGAGCAACAAATGACTCAACTCGCCACTTCTATGAGTAAATTGGAGTCACAAGGCAAACTACCCATGCAAACCGAGAAGAATCCAAAACATAGTGCATGTGCCATCACTTTGAGGAATGGCAAAGAATATGAAGGTCCTAAAATGATTGTAGAGGAAGAAGAGATGGAACTAGATAAAAAAGAAGAGAAGTCAAAAACACCTTCAAAGCAAGTTCCTATTGAGGCAAAAGTCACTCCTCCCCTATTTCCTTCAAGGTTAAGCGAGTCAAAGCGAGAGAAGGAAGACAATGAAATTATGGAGATGTTCAGGAAGGTTGAGGTAAATATTCCTCTTATTGATGCCATCAAACAAGTACCTAGGTATGctaaattccttaaggaattatGTACATCCAAGAAAAAGTTGAAAAGGAATGAAACTGTTAAAGTAAGAGCAAATGTGTCTGCAGTGTTACAGAAAAGACTACCTCAAAAATGTAAGGGTCCGGGTGTTTTCACGGTTCCTTGCAAATTAGGTAATCTTCATGTTCCACAGGCTATGCTAGACCTTGGAGCTTCTATCAATGTTTTGCCATATTccatttttaaaactttaaatattaGCACATTGAAGAAGACTGGGGTAATCATTCAATTGGCTAATAGATCTTTAGTACATCCCAAAGGTGTGCTAGAAGATGTGTTAGTCCAAGTGAATGAATTAGTGTTTCCAGCAGATTTTTATGTCCTTGACATGGATGATGATGACTCACCAAATTTGAGTTCAATTCTCCTAGGAAGACCCTTTTTGAAAACAGACAGgacaaaaattgatgtttatgatGGTACATTGTCCATGGAATTTGATGGGGAG TGTTTTGATTTATCCAATCTTGATGTGTTAGCTCTCATTTTAGACAggaatcttcaaaaggaaagaGTGGAAAAACTTGCCAATCAATTTACAattgataaagagattatggAGGTTGTGTCTTGCatggatgagaagaagaaaatgAGGTTTGATGTTCCAAAGCTGAAAATACCAATGTCTAATGAGAAACTTGTACCTTCTATTGTGCAGGCACCGAAATTGGAGCTCAAAACTTTATCCGAGCATCTCAAGTACGCATATCTTGGAGACAAAGAAACTTTGCCAGTGATCATCTCCACCAAGTTGTCAacaaaagaagaggaagagcttgTCACCACTTTGAAAGAGTATAAAGAAGCTATTGGGTGGACTATAGTTGACATCAAAGGGCTAAGTCCTTAA
- the LOC111907066 gene encoding protein FAR1-RELATED SEQUENCE 5-like → MEGFHTRLSSQSKYNSQIIKEKYVICNTGDKDKPKPCDTLATSSVKRKPNSNKIITGCTTNIIFENVYGTTDYKVKKFFEMHNHPLESIKERPYTKKARKMSYSEKEFVVRASKAKIGPTMAHKIRAVLKGGYEYVGAKFLRDGDLLAAMFWVDEREKAFYAEFGEVISFDATFRTNKYKMVFVLFTTVNHHKKSVTVGVGLLSRETIGSYESVLKAFLRAHERKAPKIVLTDQDVAIKQAVESVLPNSRHRLCMWHIMKKLQAKVTDDLFKNKDFKKRFNKLVWNMHIKPDEFEKKWDLIINEFDLKDKRWFNDMFELRDKWIPVYFSDTRMSGLMKTTLRSESMNSFFNTYSQSGNLLLHFMMNYDTTIQKQRNTQQELDHQTKKAVYKFISPRSIEKHAAKVYTRDIEINRSVNQAYYNFEACLEYVTKNKEKMDLFIKKTERMLKEYENDPTNELQKNWTDVEEVGKLMGITIPKDIDINVPNVQSNKGCGKESRIQSAAEIAYKNSNKQTRRCAQFNLDMCG, encoded by the exons ATGGAAGGTTTTCATACAAGACTGAGTAGCCAATCAAAATACAATAgccaaataataaaagaaaaatatgttatATGCAATACGGGTGACAAGGATAAACCAAAACCTTGTGATACATTGGCTACAAGTTCTGTCAAGAGGAAACCAAATTCAAACAAGATAATTACTGGGTGtacaacaaatattatatttgaaAATGTTTATGGAACAACAGATTACAAAGTTAAGAAATTCTTTGAAATGCACAACCACCCACTGGAAAGTATTAAGGAAAGACCTTATACGAAAAAGGCAAGAAAGATGTCATATTCTGAAAAAGAGTTTGTAGTACGTGCATCAAAAGCTAAAATTGGTCCCACAATGGCTCACAAAATACGAGCAGTTTTGAAAGGAGGATATGAATATGTAGGGGCGAAA TTCCTACGTGATGGAGATCTGTTGGCTGCTATGTTTTGGGTAGATGAAAGAGAAAAGGCTTTTTATGCAGAGTTTGGAGAAGTTATATCTTTTGATGCAACTTTTAGAACAAACAA GTATAAAATGGTATTTGTTCTATTCACAACAGTTAACCACCACAAGAAATCAGTTACTGTTGGTGTTGGGTTGCTGAGTAGAGAGACAATTGGGTCGTATGAATCGGTGCTTAAAGCTTTTCTTAGAGCTCATGAAAGGAAAGCACCAAAAATTGTTCTAACTGATCAAGATGTAGCAATAAAACAAGCAGTGGAATCTGTCTTACCAAATTCAAGACACAGACTATGCATGTGGCACATAATGAAAAAACTGCAAGCAAAg GTTACTGACGatttatttaaaaacaaagaCTTTAAGAAAAGATTTAACAAGCTTGTTTGGAACATGCATATCAAACCTGATGAATTTGAAAAGAAGTGGGATTTGATTATTAATGAATTCGATCTGAAAGATAAAAGATGGTTCAATGATATGTTTGAATTACGTGACAAATGGATACCTGTATACTTCAGTGACACAAGAATGTCTGGATTGATGAAAACCACTTTAAGATCAGAAAGCATGaattccttcttcaacacttactcTCAATCTGGAAATTTACTTTTACATTTCATGATGAACTATGACACAacaattcaaaaacaaagaaatacACAACAAGAGCTTGATCATCAAACAAAGAAGGCGGTATATAAATTTATTTCACCACGATCAATAGAAAAACATGCTGCAAAAGTTTatacaa GAGACATTGAAATTAACAGATCTGTCAATCAAGCATACTACAACTTTGAAGCATGTTTGGAATACGtaacaaaaaataaagaaaaaatggaTTTGTTTATTAAGAAAACAGAAAGAATGCTGAAGGAATATGAAAACGATCCTACAAATGAATTGCAGAAAAATTGGACAGATGTTGAAGAGGTAGGAAAGCTTATGGGCATAACTATTCCAAAAGACATTGACATCaatgttccaaatgttcaaagcaATAAAGGATGCGGAAAGGAAAGTAGAATTCAAAGTGCAGCAGAAATAGCGTATAAAAATTCAAACAAGCAAACAAGAAGATGCGCTCAG TTTAACCTAGACATGTGTGGTTGA
- the LOC111907062 gene encoding non-specific lipid transfer protein GPI-anchored 25, translating into MNTESLVHYVSAIVTVLLASTLVLITTSDVTPPPSSPPPGGCADSVISFSPCLPFISAPPNDLSDEPSSQCCDIFNGAFASGKAECLCYLVRQNTLLGFPLNASKLLSLSDLCLLNNDTQASHANNASTSLQSICSGSTTLPPLISITRKPRSGSTARRSPPSSPTLRSPPPPPPPTSASKQPIPKPPKSERSNNGNHLAPAVALMPIYLGFFV; encoded by the exons ATGAACACTGAAAGCCTAGTCCACTACGTTTCCGCAATCGTCACCGTCTTACTCGCTTCGACGCTTGTTCTTATAACCACCAGCGACGTAACGCCGCCTCCATCTTCGCCGCCGCCTGGAGGCTGTGCCGACTCCGTCATCTCCTTCTCGCCTTGCCTTCCCTTCATATCCGCCCCGCCAAATGATCTCTCCGACGAACCTTCATCCCAATGTTGCGACATCTTCAACGGAGCCTTTGCTTCCGGCAAAGCCGAATGTCTCTGTTATCTTGTTCGTCAGAACACGCTCCTCGGTTTCCCTCTTAACGCCTCCAAGCTGCTTTCCTTATCAGATCTATGTCTACTCAACAATGATACCCAAGCTTCCCACGCGAATAATGCTAGTACATCTCTCCAGTCGATCTGTTCAG GTTCAACAACTCTACCTCCTCTGATCAGCATCACAAGAAAACCCCGTTCAG GTTCTACTGCCCGTCGCTCACCCCCTTCATCACCCACTCTCCGgtctcctcctccaccaccaccaccaacttcCGCCTCCAAACAACCGATCCCCAAGCCACCAAAGTCAGAGCGGAGCAACAATGGTAACCATCTGGCACCTGCTGTTGCTCTCATGCCCATTTACTTGGGGTTTTTTGTTTAA